A genomic segment from Bufo bufo chromosome 8, aBufBuf1.1, whole genome shotgun sequence encodes:
- the GMFG gene encoding glia maturation factor gamma, whose translation MKIDKEKQLVVLEEEFEDISPDDLQNELPERQPRFLVYSYRYNHEDGRISYPLCMIFSSPVGCKPEQQMMYAGSKNRLVQIAELTKVFEIRTTSDLTEEWLKERLAFFR comes from the exons A TGAAAATTGACAAGGAGAAGCAGCTGGTGGTCTTAGAGGAGGAATTTGAG gatatttcccctgatgatctaCAGAATGAGCTCCCGGAACGTCAGCCTCG ATTCCTAGTCTACAGCTATAGGTACAACCATGAGGACGGCCGCATCTCTTACCCGCTGTGTATGATATTCTCCAGCCCAGTAG GGTGCAAGCCGGAGCAGCAGATGATGTACGCTGGAAGCAAGAACAGGCTGGTGCAGATTGCTGAGCTCACCAAG GTGTTTGAGATCAGGACCACCAGTGACCTCACAGAAGAATGGCTGAAGGAACGACTGGCTTTTTTCCGCTGA